The window TCGATGCGCTGGCCGGCCACTTCGATGGTGCCGGCCGTAGGCGAATCCAGGCCGCCGATGAGGTTGAGCAGGGTGGTCTTGCCGGAGCCCGACGGGCCCATCAGCGCGACGAAATCCCCCTCCGCGATGTCCAGGTCGATGCCGTGCAGGACCTCGACTTTCTCGGGCCCGCGCTGGTAGGTCTTGGTGAGGTTGTGGATCGAAACCAGGGATGCCATGGCTGCCTCGTCGATGGATGTCGGGTCGTTGGTTCTGGGATGGGCGGCGATGCGGTGCTGCCCGCAAGTTCGATGGATGGCGGTCAGTCGGTGCCGGTGGCCACGGGAGTGCCGTCCACCAATCCCGCGGGCGGCGCGACCACCACGGTTTCGCCCGGTGCCAGGCCGGAGATCACTTCGCGGTGTTCGCCGAGCGCGCCGCCGGCCTGCACCTTGCGCAGCTCGACGATGTCCTCGCCGCCGACCACGAAGATGGCGTCGCCGCCATCGCGCCGGACGATCGCGCTGGCCGGGACGCGCACGCCGCGCTTCGGCTCGGCATTCGCCTCTGTGGCCTTTTCCAGGAAGCTCACGGTCACGCCCATGTCCGGCACGATGCGCGCGTCGCGCGCCTTCAGCGCCACCCGCACCTTGACCGTGGCCTTGCCGCGGTCGGCGGTGGGGATGATCGCGATGACCTCGGCGGGGATTTTCCAGTCCGGGTAGGAGTTCAGGGTGGCTTCCACCGGCATCTTCGGCTGGACCCGGCCGATGTAGGCCTCGCCGACGTCCACTTCGACCTCCAGCGAATCCATGTCGACGATGGTGCCGATACCGGTGCGGGTGAAACCGCCGCCGGCGGACAGCGGCGACACGATCTCGCCGGGCTGCGCCGCCTTGGCGATCACCACGCCCGCGAACGGCGCGCGCACGATGGTGTTGTCGACGCCGTTGCTGGCGATGGCCAGGCTGTTGCGCGCGACCTGCGCGTTGCGTTGCGCGGTGGCCACCTGCGCGCGGAGTGCGTCGCGCTGGGCCACCGCCTGTTCGAACTGCGCGCGCGAGACCAGCTTCTGGCCGACCAGCGCGCCGAGCCGTGCGGCGTTTGCCTCGGCTTCCTTCAACTGCGCCTGGCTGCCGAGGATCTGGCTCTGCGCGGCGGCCAGCTGCGAGGCGGACAGGGCGCGCTGGGCATCGGCATCGACCGGATCCAGCGTTGCCATCACCTGCCCGGCTTCGACCCGCTGGCCTTCCTCGATCAGGACCTCGCGCACGCGCCCGGTGATCTTCGACGAGACCGTCGCCATTCGTCGCGCCACCACGTAGCCACTGGCGTCCAGCACGGAGGCACTGCCGCTGCCAGCACTCAGCGAGACCGCGCTCGCCGTCTGCACCGGTACCGCCTGGTCGCGACCGAACAGGAACCAGCCGGCCGCGCCCAGCACCACCACTGCGCCGGCTGCGGCCAGGCCGATCCACAGGCCCTTGCGGGAGGTCGGCGGCGGCGGGGCGCTGCGGTCGATCTTGAGGGAGTTGAGCAGGTCGGCTGAATTGGTCATGGGCGATGCGAAGCAGAGGAGGGATCCGGGATGGACGCCGGCAATGATGCGTGCCGCGTGATGGTCGCCACCTTCGGACAAGCGATTCCTGCTGTCAAGTTTCCTTTACATATCGATGTCGGCGCGCAGGCGGTGGTCGCCGTGGTCGCGAATGCATGCGCCATTCCCGATGCACGCAGGCTAGCGCTGGCGGCGATGGCGGTCACCTGACGGTTGTCATGTCGATTGCATGAAAGCCGCGACTGCCGGCATGGGCATGTTGCGCGGAGGATGCACGCCATCGACCACGGGGAGATGTGCGATGCACGGCAACGATGAGGTACTGGCGCGCTTGCAGCAGGCAGGCAAGGCCTACGGCAAGCTGCGTGCGCTGGACGGGTTGGACCTGTCGCTGCGTGCAGGTGAGGTCACCTCGCTGCTCGGTGCCAACGGTGCCGGCAAGACCACCGCGATCGGCCTGCTGCTGGGCCTGTTGCGCGCGGACAGCGGCACGGTCCAATTGTTCGGGCGCGACCCGCGCGAGCTCGCCGCACGCCGCCGGATCGGGGTGATGCTGCAGACCGCCGGCCTGCCGGAACGCCTGCGCGTCGGCGAGTTGCTCACGCAGGCGCGCAGCTATTACCCGGACGCGCGCAGCATCGCCGACTGCGTGGCGCTGGCCGGCCTGGACGGCTTGCTGGATCGCCCCTACGGCAAGCTCTCCGGCGGCCAGCAGCGGCGCGTGCAGTTCGCCATCGCGGTGTGCGGCCGGCCGCGCCTGCTGTTCCTCGACGAACCCACCACCGGCCTCGACATCGATGCCCGGCAGAAGCTCTGGCAGGCGATCCGCGAACTGGTCGCGCAGGGCAGTGGCGTGCTGCTGACCACCCATTATCTGGAAGAAGCCGAGGCGCTGTCCGACCGCGTGGTCGTGCTCGATCGCGGCAAGCTGGTCGCCGAAGGCAGCGTGCGCGAGATCCGCGCGCATGTCTCGCAACGCCGCGTGCGTTGCATCACCGGCATCGATGCTGCCCTGGCCGCGCGCTGGCCCGGCGTGCGCGAGGCGGTGCGCGATGGCGAGTACCTGCGCATCGTCGCCGAGACGGCCGAACCGGTGGTGCGACGTTTGTTCGATGCCGATCCGGACCTGCACGAACTGGAAGTGCAACGCGCCGGCCTGGCCGACGCCTTCCTCGAACTCACCCGCAACGCCGACTCGGCTGATGTCGAGCAAGCAAAGGAAGCCGCCTGATGAACGCCATCGTCCACCACGCCACGTATTCCTCGTGGCGCAGCTATCTGCAGGAAGCGAAGTGCGAGTTCCTGCGCATGCTTCGCGAGCCGTCGTTCTGCCTGCCGGTGATCTGTTTTCCGGTGCTGTTCTATCTGTTGTTCGGCGTGCTCCTCGACAAGGGCACAGGCGGGGCGTCGCAGTATCTGCTCGCCACGTACGGTGCGTTCGGGGTGATCGGCGCGGGGCTCTTCGGTTTCGGCGTGACCATCGCGGTGGATCGCGAGAAAGGCCTGCTGCGGCTCAAGCGCGCGCTGCCGGTGCCGCCCGGCGCGATGCTGCTGGCGAAGATGGTGATGGCAATGCTGTTCGCCGCGATCATCTCGCTGGTGCTGGCGGTGATCGCCGCGACCGTGGCCGGGGTGGTGCTGGAGCCATCGCAATGGATCCGCCTGTTCGTGATCAACGTGCTCGGCGTGCTGCCGTTCTGCGCGATCGGCCTGTACGTGGGCTCGCTGGTCGGCGGCAACGCGGCACCGGCGCTGCTGAACATGCTGTACCTGCCGATGGCCTTCCTGTCCGGCCTGTGGCTGCCACTGACGATGCTGCCCGACATTCTCTCCACCATCGCACCCGTGTGGCCGGCGTATCACCTGGGGCAGCTCGCGCTGAAAGTGGTCGGCTTCGACATGGGCCAGCCGATCGGCATGCACGTGGCCGTGCTTCTCGGCATCACCGCGCTGTTCTTCGTGCTGGCGCAGCGCCGCCTGTCCGCGGCGGAATGAGCGTGCCATGATCCGCGCAGCCCGCCACCGGAGCGACCCGTGAAGCGTCTTTCCCAGCTGCGCTGGCTGCAACCCGCGCCGGATTCGGTGGCGGCGCAGGAACTGCGCCTGGGGCGTTCGCCGTGGACCAACTTCATCCACCTGGTGTGGTCGGTCTGGGTGTTCCTGACCCCAGCGCTGTCGGGCGGGGAGTACGGATTCAGCTGGCAATGGCTGTGGCTGACCCTGCTCTCGTACCCACTGTTCCTGTGGGCCTACGTCACCAGCGTGTTCGCTGCGCCGCGCCGCGCCCACCTGGCGGCGCTGGCGATGGTGGCGATATGCCTCGCCCTGCTGCCCTGGTATCCCTCGGGCCTGAGCTACTTCGTGTTCGGCTGCGTGATGCTGCAGCCACGGCGCTCGCGCTCGATCCTGCGCTACCTCGGCACGATCGCCGTGCTGAACGTGGTCCTGATCAGCTACGCGCGATACATCGGCTATCCGTGGCAGGCGCTGGTGTGGATGCCGACGGTGACCGCGATCATCGGCGTGATCGTGATGGTCGAACGCATCAACCGCGAACGCGAGGTCGCGCTGAAGCTCTCGCACGACGAGGTGCGCCGGCTGGCCGCGCTGGCCGAACGCGAACGCATCGGCCGCGACCTGCACGACCTGCTCGGCCACACGCTGTCGATGGTGGCGTTGAAGTCGGACCTTGCGGGTCGCCTGCTGGATCGCGATCCTGCCGCCGCACGCAACGAGATCGGCGAAGTCAGTCGCGTCGCCCGCGAGGCGCTGGCGCAAGTGCGTCGCGCGGTGACCGGGATCCGCGCCGCCGGCATCGCCGCCGAACTCGCTGCGGCCAAGCTGCTGCTGGAAACCGACGGCGTCAGCTTCGACTATCGCTTCGACGACGGCTTCGCCGGCAACGCGCTGCCGCCCGGCGTGGAAAGCGCGCTGGCGATGACCGTGCGCGAGGCCGCCACCAATATCCAGCGGCACGCACGCGCGCAACGCGCCGAGGCCAGCTTCGGCATGGACGGCGGCGACGCGGTGCTGCGCATCGTCGACGATGGCCGCGGCGGCGCGATCGTCCCCGGCAACGGACTGGTCGGCATGCGCGAGCGACTGGAAGGCGTGCACGGCAGCCTGCGCATCGATGCCGGCCCCGGTCGCGGCACCCGGGTCGAAGCGCGGGTGCCGCTGGCGGCCAACGATGATCCGATCGACGACGGCATTTTCGACGACGGCCGGATCGACGAAGCGTCGTAGCGATTGGTCGCCACGGGCGATCTGCTAACGTCCCGCGCATGTCGATGCCCCCTCCATTCGCATGATCCGCGTCCTCCTGGCCGAGGACCAGGCAATGCTGCGCGGCGCGCTGTCCGCGCTGCTCGGCATGGAAGACGACATCGAGGTGCTCGGTGCCGCCGCCGATGGCGAAGCCGCCTGGCGCGAGCTGCAGCGGCTCAAGCCCGACCTGCTGGTCACCGACATCGAGATGCCCGGCCTGACCGGCCTGGAACTGGCGCAGCGGATCCAGCGCCACGCGCTGCCGATCAAGGTGGTCATCGTCACCACCTTCGCGCGTGGGGGTTTCCTGCGCCGCGCGCTGGACGCCGGCGTCTGTGGTTACCTGTTGAAGGACGCACCCGCCGAAGACCTGGCCGAAGCCCTGCGCAAGGTCCATCGCGGCGGTCGCGCGATCGACCCGAACCTTGCGCTGGAAGCCTGGGGCGAAGCGGACCCGCTCAACGACCGCGAACGCCAGGCCCTGCGCCTGGCCGGCGAGGGCATGAGCGCGGGCGAGATCGCCGCCAAGCTCAATCTCTCGCAAGGCACCGTGCGCAACTACCTGTCCGAGGCGATCGGCAAGCTCGGCGTCGGCAACCGCATCGAGGCGTATCGGCTGGCGCGGCAGAAGGGTTGGCTGTGACTGCTGCATCGCCGGATGCGGCCTGCGTGCATCGGGCGTAGGCTGCGGGCGACATCCAGAAAGGGAATCACCATGCATCCTGTGCCACGTCCGATGTCGTTCCGGGTGGTCGCCGTGGTCGCCCTGCTCTGGAACCTGTTCGGCCTGCTCTCGTTCTACCTGCATGTCACCGCGACACCCGATGTCGTCGCCACTTGGCCCGAAGCCCAGCAGCAGATCGCCGCGGCGACGCCGCGCTGGATCTTCGTGCCGTTTGCCGTCGCCACCATCGGCGGCGTGCTGGGTTCGCTCGGCCTGCTGCTGGGCAGGCGCTGGGCGGTGCCGGTGTTGCTGCTGTCGCTGCTGGCCATCCTTGTGCAGTTCGGGTCGATCTACGCGATCACGCCCACGTGGGCGCTCACCGGCATCGGCGGCGCGATCCTGCCGCTGTGCATCGGCTTGTTCGGCCTGTTCCTGTGGTGGTACGCGGGCAAGGCGGCGTCGCGCGGCTGGTTGCGCTGAGCCGCGAGACGATCAGCGCATGGCCGCAAACCTCGCCATTTTCCGCTTCGATGGAAAGAATCCCGTTGCGGGATGCCATGGAACCCTGCCGATGATCGCTGTCGTTCGCCCGTGTGTGCTCATCGCCGTCGCCACAGGCGCCTTGCTGCTCGCGGCCTGTGGTCGTGGCCAGCCCGCGCCCGCCAAGCCCGAGCCGCCGGTCGCCACGGACACGCCGCCCGCGACGTCGCCGGCACGGATCGTGGCGGTCGTGCCGCCACCCAAGCCAGTGGCCTACAAGGTCGAGGGCGGCGCCGATGACTGGCACGGCACCGGGATCGTCTGCGATTTCGAGAAGCCGTTTCAGCTCAAGGGTGGCGGTCTGACCGTGTATTTCACCCCGACCTCGAAGGACGGCGGCACCTACAAGTACGACGGCCACCTGAGCGGTTTCGGTGTGCGCGGCGGCGAGGCCTACTCGGTCGAATGGATCGGCAGCGCGCCGGTCAGGATGAAGGGCTGGGGCGTGGGAACGGTAATGACGCCGATCGGGCCGCAGAGCGACAACGGCGTCGAGCACTACACGATCGAGCGATCCACCGAACCTTGCCCGGCGGCTTGAACGCTCAGGCCGCGGCGCGCGCCTTGAGCATCGCGTAACAGGCGCGCAGGCCCTGCGCTTCACCACCGGCCGGCTTGCCGGCGCGGTCGCTGTCGTTCCACGAATAGACATCGACATGCGCCCAGCGCTGGCCTTCGGTCACGAAGCGCTCCAGGAACAGCGCAGCGGTGATGCTGCCGGCCATGGTGCTGGCGCTGCCGTTGGCGAGGTCGGCAATGCCGCTGGTGAGATAGCGCAGGTACGGCCGCCACAGCGGCATCCGCCACAACGGATCGCGCGTCGTGTTCCCGGCCGCCAGCCAGTCGTTGGCCAGCGACTCGTCATTCGCATACAGCACCGGCAGGTCCGGACCCAGCGCGATGCGCGCGGCACCGGTCAGGGTGGCAAAGTCGAGCAGCAGGTCGGGCTTGAGCTCGCAGGCGCGGGTCAACGCGTCGCACAGGACCATCCGCCCTTCGGCATCGGTGTTGTCGATCTCCACGCTCACGCCGGTGCGGGTGGCAACGACTTCACCGGGGCGGAAGGCATCGGGACCGACCGCGTTCTCGACCGCCGGCACCAGCACGGTCAAACCCAGCGGCAGCTTGCGCGCCATGATCAGTTCCGCCAGCGCCAGCGCATGCGCGGCACCGCCCATGTCCTTCTTCATGTTGCGCATGCCGACCGCGGTCTTCAGGTCCAGGCCGCCGGTGTCGAAGCACACGCCCTTGCCGCAGATCGCGACATGCGGATGCGAGGCATCGCCCCAGCTCAGTTCGATGATGCGCGGCGGGCGATGCGAGGCGCGACCGACTGCGTGGATGGCCGGATAATTCTGCGCGAGCAGATCGTCGCCGGTCGTGACCGTCAGCGCCGCGCCATGTGTGGCCGCGAGTTCGCGCGCCAACGCTTCCAGATCGGCCGGCCCCATGTGTTCGGTCGGGGTGTTGACCAGGTCGCGCACGCGTACGCAGGCAGCCAGCAGGTCGAGGGTTTCGACATCGAAGGTGTCGACCAGGCGCGCGGGCAATCGGGTGTTTTTCTTGTAACGGTCGAAGCGGTAGCAGCCCAGGCCCCAGCCGAGATGCAATGCCTGGCGCGTCAGGTCATCGACATCGCCGACGACCTGCCAGTCGCCGCCCGGCAGCGCCAGTGGTGCATGCGCGTAGCTGTACGGATCCAGCGCGTCGCCGATGCCGATCACCGCACCGCCGATCGCGCCCTCCGCATCCGCCCAGCTTTGCGCGGTGCCGGCACTGCCGTCGAAGCGTTGCGCGGCCAGCCAGGCCTGCACGGCCGGCACCTGCGCATCGCGCCAGGAGGCGAAGGCGGCCTTGTGGACGAGGTGCAGCGGCTGCGGCGTCATCGCCGCATCGACCATGGCGAAACCGGCGGGCAGGGTCATGCGGCCTGCTCCTTGTGCAGGTGGGCGTCGAGCGCGTCGGCAAGTTCGCCGAGGGTGGTCACGCGCAAGTCGGCATGGGCAAGCGCCTCCGGCCAGGTGTGGTCGCCGCGGTCGATCCAGCAGGTCTGCAGGCCGGCAGCGGCGGCACCGGCGATGTCGGTGCGCGGATCGTCGCCGACATGCAGCACTTGATGCGGCGGCAGGCCGAGCCGCTTGCAGGCTTCGTGGAATAGGCCGGCATCCGGCTTGGCCGCGCCGTACTCGCGCGCGCTCAGCGAAAACACGAACAACGGGGCGATGCCGACCGCGCCGAGATCGGCATTGCCATTGGTCAGGCCCGCCACCGGCAGGCGCGCGGCGATCCGCTGCAAGCCGGCTTCAGCATCGGCATAGAAATCCACGCGGTTGCGTTCGCGGAAGAAGATCGCGTACGCGGCGGTGGCGAGTGCCGGGTCGTCGCCGCTTTCCTTCAGCGCGCGCTCGATGGTCAGCCGCCGCAGCAAGCCCAGGTCATGCGCATGCTCCGGGAACTGCGCGAACACGCGTTCGCGAAGATGGCGCATCTCGCTGATCGGGAAGCGCTCGGCGGTACGCGGGCTGTGGGCGACGAACCAGTCGTGCAGGGCGCATTCGATGCGCTCGCCGATCGGTGCGAACGGCCACAGGGTATCGTCGAGGTCGAGGGTGACGGCACGGATGGGAGACTTCACCGGCGCATTGTAGGACGCGCCCGCGCCACAGGCGTGATCGCGGTCGCGCTTTGCCGGCATGGCCGGTCTCAGCTCATGTAGCCCGAAGGCCGCATCCGGGGTTGGCTCGCCGATCCCTCATTCGAGCAGCTTCGCCCAGCCTTCCATGCCCTCGATCCGGGTCAGCACGATCTTGACGCAGACCAGCATCGGCACCGCCAGCAGCAGGCCGATGATTCCCCAGATCCAGCCGAACACCATCAGCGCCAGGATCAGGATCAGCGGCGACAGCGCCATCCGCTTGCCGAGCACGATCGGCGTCACGATCTGTCCTTCCAGCGTGTGCAGGCCCAGGTAGATCGTCGCCGGCAGCAACGACTGCACCGGATCGTCGAAGCTGGAGAAGCCCATCAGCAGCATCAACACGATGCCGATCAGCGGCCCGACATAGGGAGCGAAATTGAGGATTGCCGCCATCGTGCCCCACAGCAAGGCCTCGTCGAGCGGCAGATCCATGAAGAAATACAGGCAGCCGGCAAACACCAGGCCGACCACCGCGTTGATCACGCTGATGGTCAGCACGTAGCGACTGACTTCGGTTTCGATCGCCTGCAGGATGCCGACCGTCACCTTCTTTTTCTGCCGGTCCGGCAACAGCGCGATCGCGTGCCGCTGCAGGTCCTGTCCATAGACCATGAAGAAGAACGTCAGCAGTACCACGGCCAGAATCGACGTGATCAGCATCGGCGTGGTGGTGAGCACGCGGTAGGGATCATTGACCTCGGTCCTGACCACCTGCACCGGCCGCGAGGTGTTCTCGCCACCGGCGGCGCGGGCGATGTTCTCGGCGGCCTTGTTCGCCTCCTGCATCGGTTTGGCCAGCTTCTGCAGCTTGGGTGCCAGGCTGCGCAATTCGCGCGGGGCCTCGCGGATCCATTCGCCGGCCGGCTGCACAAGTTGCTGGCCAAGCAGTACCGCCAGCGCGATACCGCTGCACAGCACCGCCAGCGCGGCCAGGAAGCGCGGGATGCGAATGCGCTGGAGCACGCGGATGATCGGGTTGCCGACCAGGGCGAAGAACATCGCCAGCAGCACCGGCAGGATCAGGTCCTGGGTCGCCCACAAGGTGTAGCCGACCGCCAGCACCGCCAGCACCACCAGCGAGGCCGACGCGCGCGGGCGCGTGGGGGGCGAAATGCTGTCAGGGACAATTTCCGGTGTGGCCGGAATGGTCCCTGACACCATTTGCGTTTCCGCGTTGTCTATCGGCGGCGCGCTCATCCGCCGCGCGCAGCCCGTTCGATCGCGGCGATCTCGTCATCGCTGACAGGTGCCACGCCCGCACTGCGGTCCGCGACCGCACCGGTGGCATCCGCGGCGTTGCCCGCGGCATCCGCCGCCTGTTCCGCATCCTCGGCCGCGGCCTGTGCGCTGCCACTGGCCAGCATGCCCGACAGCGCGGTGACCAGGTTGAGCAGGCCACCGCTGCCAGCCAGCTTCAACGGTTGCGTGCGGCCGACCAGGAAACCGCTGGCCAGTCCGGCGATCACGATCCGCCCCGGCGTCCAGCTTTGCCGCCAGGTCGTCTTGACCTGCTGCCATTGCGCGCTGGTGCGGCGCTCGCGGTCTTCTAGCGCCTGTTCGGCCTGTTCCACCTTGGCGATCAATGCATGGAAGCTCATCTGGGTTCCTACGGTGGGGTCACGTCGACGCCCAGCCCCTTCTTCATCGGCTTGCCGGCGGTGGCATTCGCCTCGGCCACGCGTTGCGCGGCGTCGACGCTGGACTCGGCGCTGCCCGGGTTCGGCATCAGGTCGGCCAACTCGCCGAAACCGAGGCGGGCGAACTGGCGACGCGTGGCCTGCATCCGGGTGTGTTCGAAGTAGCGCATCGCCGCGACCACCGCGGCGACGGTGATGGCGATGCTCAATGCGGACGCGATCAACAACGAGACCAGCCAGGAAATCCCGGCCGCCTGCATCGCCGCGATCAGCGCCCCCATCAGCAACAACCAGGAAGACGCGCCGAAGGCGATCGCCACACCGGTGAACGCCAGTGCCCGGCCGAACGCGCTGCGGGCGAGCGAAAAATCCGCGGCGACCAGGATGCGCAGCGCCTTCAGGCTGTCGCTGGCGGCCTTAAGTCCGGCACGGCTGTCCGCGCCCAGCGCATGCAGAGCCTCGCCCAGATCGGGCGGGGCCTGCGGCTTGGCGGCAGGATCGGGCGGTGGCGCGTCGCCGTCGGCGCGCATGCGTGCGGCTTACTTGTCGCTGCGGCCGAGCTTGGAAATGATCCAGCCGGCAGCGAAGGCCACGCCGAAGGCGGCCAGCGGACGCTCGCGGATCAGCTCGGCAGCGCTGTCGATGAGGTCGCGGCCCTTGTCCATCAGCGCGTCCATCTGCTCACCGGCCGCACCGCCCAGGTGTTCGGCGGCGCTCAGCCCGGCCAGCGCGCCGTCGGCCAGTTCGGACTTCATCTGCGCCTTGCCCAGCTGCACTTCGCCGCCGGCCGCGCTGGCAGCGCCCTTGATCGCATCGCCGGCGGCAACCGCCGCCTGCTTCAGGTGAGAGCCGGCTTCGCCGAGATTGGATTTGACCGCGTCGGTGTTGTTGCTCATCCGGAACTCCTCGTGGGGAAACATGTGGAAATGGGGAATGCAGCTTGTAACGAACCATCTTTAACGAAGATGCAGGCTCGCATCGTCCACGTGATGCGACCGTCATGGCGCGATGCCGATCAGCGCATCACCAGCTGGCCGCTGTTGCGTCCGCGCAGCACGCGCAATACCAGTTGTTGCGGTTGCGCCGAAACCGCCGCGCGGAAGCCGGTCAGGTCGCTGAAATTGCCGCCGCTCGAGGCCAGTACCACGTCGCCGCGTTGCAGCCCATTCTGCGCCGCGCGGCTGCCGCGCTGCACCTCTTCGACCAGCACACCGGCCAGCCCCTGACGGCGCAGCGATTCCGGCAGCTCGGCGAAGCTGGCACCGCCCAGGCGTTCGTCCAGCTGCGCGCCCTGCAACGCCTTCGGCGCTTCGCGCAGGCTGGTGGCCAGCTGCAGCGGCTTGCCGTCACGGCGCACGTCCAGGGTGACCCGCGCATTGACCGGTTGCAGGCCCTGGAAATTGCGCAGTGCCTCGGCGTTGTCGATGTGGTCGCCGTTGGCGGCCAGGATCACGTCGCCGACCTTCAATCCGGCGGCTGCACCGGCGGAGCCGGGATAGATCCGGGTCACCACCGCGCCGCGGGTTTCGCCCAGCCCCAGCGCGCGGGCGATCTTGGCGTCCACGTCCTGGGTATCGATACCCAGGGTGCCGCGACGGACCACGCCGCCGGCCAGCAACTGATCCTTGATGTTGTTGGCCAGGTTCACCGGGATGGCGAAACCCAGGCCGATGTTGCCGGCCATCGAGCCCTGCCGGTTGTAGCTGGCGGTATTGATGCCGATCAGCTGGCCGTTGAGGTTGACCAGCGCGCCGCCCGAGTTGCCGGGATTGATCGAGGCATCGGTCTGGATGAAATTCTGGAACCCCGCGCCGGGCAGGTTGTTGCGGCCGATCGCCGAGACGATGCCCGAGGTCACGGTCTGGCTGAAGCCGAACGGGTTGCCGATCGCCACCACGAAGTCGCCGACCTGCAGACCGTCGCTGTTCGCCATCGGGATCGCGGTCAGGTCCTGCGCCGGGATGCGCATCAGCGCCACGTCTGTATCGGCATCGCCACCGATGAACTCGGCCTTGAGCTTGCGGCCGTCGGCCAGCATCACCTCGACCTCGTCCGCGTTCTCGATCACGTGGTTGTTGGTCAGCACCAGGCCGCGCTGGGCGTCGATGATCACGCCGGAGCCCAGCGACTGGGCGATGCGTTCCTGCGGGATGCCGAACATCCGGCGGAACACCGGGTCGTCGCCGAACGGCGTGTTGACCCGGACGCGCTGCTTGCTGGTGACGCTGACCACCGCCGGCAGGACTTTCTTCAACATCGGTGCCAGCGACGGCACCGGCACGCCGTTGACCGCGGTCGGCAGCGCGCCAGCGGCCGGCACG of the Thermomonas carbonis genome contains:
- a CDS encoding Do family serine endopeptidase, with product MQHAPSTARRTLLALTAAAAFGGFAATGLDLMLDAPAGAQPPPSTATVPAAGALPTAVNGVPVPSLAPMLKKVLPAVVSVTSKQRVRVNTPFGDDPVFRRMFGIPQERIAQSLGSGVIIDAQRGLVLTNNHVIENADEVEVMLADGRKLKAEFIGGDADTDVALMRIPAQDLTAIPMANSDGLQVGDFVVAIGNPFGFSQTVTSGIVSAIGRNNLPGAGFQNFIQTDASINPGNSGGALVNLNGQLIGINTASYNRQGSMAGNIGLGFAIPVNLANNIKDQLLAGGVVRRGTLGIDTQDVDAKIARALGLGETRGAVVTRIYPGSAGAAAGLKVGDVILAANGDHIDNAEALRNFQGLQPVNARVTLDVRRDGKPLQLATSLREAPKALQGAQLDERLGGASFAELPESLRRQGLAGVLVEEVQRGSRAAQNGLQRGDVVLASSGGNFSDLTGFRAAVSAQPQQLVLRVLRGRNSGQLVMR